The genomic interval GAACTGCTCACTTTCCAACTGGGATCATTCATCAGCTGCGATCGATGACGCGGAGGGCTCGTTCAAAGAGATGTTTCGCAGCTCCACACCCGACACAAAGGAATACCCTCATTTTGCGTTCAACTAACTTGCCACATCACACTGCGATTGCAAGAGTCGTCATCGCCATCATGTTCGTGATCGCGGTGCTTGCCCAGTCGACAGTCAACTGGCATCACGCGTCTGGCGCAGAATCTCCTCTCGCTCTCCGCCCCGTCGGATCACTTCAACTCGTCGCTAGTAATCATCTGACAGTGACGGTCACTGACGACGTGATCACGCTGGTGACAACGGGATCGGACCCCTATTTGATCATGCAAATGATTCCGCGGGTCGATGGTGCCGAAGATCAGATTCTGGCCTGCGATTACTTTTGCCCGACGGGGATCAGCGCAATTGAATTTCGCATCGGTCCTCCGTTCCCGCACACGTCGGCTGCCTTGCCCGCGTTCTCGCCGGCGGAAGGATGGACAACATGGTCCGCGAACATCGGACGTTTGGCACCGACTGCCTGGGATGGAAGCAAAACCAAACAGTGGCGAGTCGATTTCGGCAGTGAACCAGAGGTCCAGATTCAGCTCCGCAACGTCCATGTTCGCGCGCTAACGCCACAAGAAATCGAGTCGAGGGATCGGTACGACGCACTGAAAAAAGCAAAGCAGGATGACGCGGCCAATCTGCTGGACTATGTGCAGCGAATGATGCCCGCAAGGATCTCCAGAGTGATTCGTGTTGGTGATAACATCCAGGTGCAGGGTCAAGTCGACGAGCAGGAGCTACGCAACGATACCGTTGCTGTCGTTGTCAGGTCACCGGAACAATTGGCAAGCCGCGCGATTTCAAAAGTCGAGTTGGCGACGGCCAAACGCATCACGCCCGATGACAACGGTAACTTCGCCATCGACGTGCCGGTCGACGGATGGCCTGGCAGCGAATCGGCGTGTGCAAGGTTTCAACTGGTGCGATTAAGCGGTGACACGGCTGATCGAGCAGTTTCACACTGTCGCTACATCGAGGCCACTGCTTTGAACTCGTCAAACGACTTGCCCGAGCCGCCGCCATTGCGGTCCGCCAAGGGACTGACATGCATCACATCCCGATTCAATGCGGACCAACTACGTGATCTGGGGATTCGCCACTGCAGTGTCAACGTGTTGCTGGGCGGATTGGTCGATGACCAGCCTCGTCCGGGATACCAGCGTGTTGAACTGCCGTCGGGTAAGTGGTACGCGAATGTGAGGAGACTGTCCGGACTGGATCACGATGTCAGGATGGCCAACGAGGCCGGTGCGGTGGTCGCTGCGATCCTCTTGATTCGTAATCGTTCCAAGGGCGACGAGTCGACGCTCGCACACCACGAGGCCGATCCGGCGGGCACCTATGCGATGCCGGATCTGACCACCGACGAATCAATTCGCCGCTACAGAGCCACCTTGGAATTGCTGGCCGATCGATACGCGCGAGCAGACAACACGTACGGCAGGATCGATCATTGGATTGTGCACAACGAAGTGGACTACGGATGGCAGTGGACCAATATGGGCCAACAACCGATGCCGCTGTTCATGGACCACTACATCAGCAGCTTGCGATTGGTCGACCATTGCATGCGACGAGTCAATCCTCATGCCCGCGCGTTCATTTCACTGACCCATCGTTGGAACGTCCCAGACAACCAGCCGTGGAAAACGTACGCGCCACGCGAGATGCTGCATCATTTAATCGACCGGTGTCGCGTTGAAGGAGACTTTCCGTGGGGAATCGCCTATCACCCGTATCCAGAGAGTCTGTGGAAATCCGACACATGGAACGATCGCCAAGTCAGCGATACTTTGGACACACCATTGATCACGATCCGCAACCTGCCGGTGTTGGAGACGTTCATGCAATCGGATTTGGCAAGAACCTCTGACGGCAAGGTGCGGCCGGTGTTGTTGAGCGAACAAGGGTTTCACGCGCCGATGGACGATCCCGAGGCGTTGCAGCGTCAATCGGCTGCGTTGCTGTACACATGGCAGCAGATGCGGAAATGCCCCTCTATTTTGGCATTCGACTATCACCGGCCCAGCGACCATCCAAACGAAGGTGGCTTGATGCTGGGGCTGCGTGGTTTGCCGACACCAACGAATCCCTTGGGCGAACCAAAACCTGCCTGGAGTGTGTATCGCGACATCGCAACACCGCGCGAGTCGGACCTGATGCGGCAATACAAGCCTTTTTGGTCCAACGCGAATATGGACCGCTAGCCTCGACTGCTCAAAGTTTGCTGTTGACACGTCTTGTTGAAGCCACTGCTTTATTCCCTGTGCCACCTCCCCCAAGGAACTTGGGGGAGGTCGAGCAGAGCCGTTTAGGCGAATGCGAGGGAGGGGGTATGGGTGAAGCAGTAGGTTCACCAACGCGGTTTGCGGCGCGTAGGCCCCCTCCCGGATCTTGCTTCGCTCGATCCGACCTCCCCCGGCTGCGCCGGTGGAGGTGACAGAAAACTTGCGCAAACCCTTAATGACACAACACCAAACTTTGAGCAGTCCACCTTTAGTGCATCGTCCAGTCTTAGAACGTGGGTTCGGTAGATGAGCCGTTTTGGCGTTAGCCACGGTTTTCGTGACACAACCGTGGCTAACGCCAAAACGGCTAACCCCAAAATCAAGACCGGACGATGCACTAGCCTGGATAATTCATCGGCCGAAACGATTGACGTTACAATGGCCTCTTCATCCCGACCATTGCCCCTCCTGGAGACCTGACCGATGGCAGGTGGCTCAAACAATCGCTCCCGCAATTTACTGCCCTACCAGGGGCTGCCCGAATTGGCCGGACTCTGCTCCATGGACCGAGCGATCGATGCTTCCTGGAGTCTTGATGAAAGCGTTCAACGATTGAAACGGCTTCACTACGTGCTCAAGCGAATGCATGAGATCCTCACGTCGCGGATCACGGCGGAGCCCATCTACGAACTCAAAACGGCGATGAGTTATCACGCTTACTTGTTCGCCGAGCAAGTGACGCTGGTCCGCAAACGTGTCGCCGAGATGCGAGAGCCACCGCTGGAACTGGACAAGATTCCTCATCCGGCATTGGAGCTGCTGATGGATGAACTCCAGTCCGCTCCTGACACCGCTCACTTTCTGATGGGGGCGTACCAAGATGTTTTGCCAGCGATCATCGGTTGCTGTATCCGATTGAAACACGATGCGCACCCGCTTGCCGATGCACCTACGGTTCGTGTTGCGAAACTGATTGAATTCGAGTTGCAGGATCTGCTGGAGTTTGGCAACCACGCCGTTTATTGTCTTGTCAACGAACCTGAGGTGGAACATGCCCAGCCTTGGCTGGGGCATTTGCGAAAATGCTTGGCTGCGTCAGGTCACATTGATGGCACGGAGCCGGAGAGTGATGAGGTCCCGCCACGTTTTTTTAGCAAACCAGTCGCTCAGTACGATCCCGAGCCGAAACGTGATCATCGGTTCCAGGATCGCTACAACGCGGGCGTGAATCCCGAATCGTTTCTTTATGATGAACGCTTCTCGGCTCGCGACAAAACCCTGATGATGTACTACAAGCGGATTCGGGAACTGGATGTGCCTGAGATGATGGCCAGCATCCTGGTCGAACTTCGTGACGATGAGCCGTGGGAGTTCCACATGGAAATGTCGCGTCAGCTGTGGGACGAAGCCCGGCATGCGATGATGGGGCAAGTCGGTTTTGTATCGCACGATATCGATTGGACACAAATTCCGATCAATTTCACGTGGTCCAAGAATCTCAATGAGCAACTCAATGCCCGCGAGCGTCACGGCGTTTTGTTCTTCATCGAACAAAACCTGATGCCCAAGAACGGCAAACGCTATGAATGGGAAGTTGCCACGCAAAGCGGTGACCCGCTGTCGAAACTCTTTCAGGATTTTGACTGGGCCGACGAAGTCCTGCATGCTCAGATCGGCAGACGATGGTATGTGCCCCAATTCGGCAACTTAAGCGAAGCTCTCGCCTACGGTGACAAGTGCTGGTCGCAAGTGCTGAGTCACTGGCAGAGCTATCGTGACAAAGGACTGACCGATCACCGCAATTGGTGGCCCGACCTTTATCGTCAAGCTTGTCTCAAATGGGGTGTCCAGCCCGATCCCGAAGCCCTCGCCTTTCACGACACCTACGAAGAAAAACGAGCTGACCTGGAGTCCATCTGAGTACGTCAGGCTTTCCAGCCTGACATACCCCATGCAAGTGTCAGGCTAGAAAGCCTGACGTACGCGATGCAAGTGTCAGGCTAGAAAGCCTGACGTACGCGATGCAAGTGTCAGGCTAGAAAGCCTGACGTACCCTCACGAAAGTCACTCCCATGTCTGATCAATCTATCGGTCGTCGAAAGCTGCTGAAACTGTCCGGCATCTCCTTGGCAGGCGGGATGATGACCGTCTCCTCGATGCCCCGAGTCGTCGCGCAAGATCCTGTATCGTCTCCGATTGACGTGCGTGTCTTGAATGCTCGCGACCGTGTCCCGATGTCCTTCATCATCGATGACTCGACATGCCTGGTGAACATGGGACACTTTTGCATGCCGCAGTTTGCCGAAGCGTGGCCGACGCGGCCGATTTATCAGCAACCCTGGCAAGAGTGGCCGCGTGAGATCCCCGACGCTTTTGTGCGAGAGTTTGGCGAGTGGTGCGCCGAGCAAGGAGTGCGGGGCAAGTACAGTATTGTCCCCTATCCGGCCTGCGTCGGTTGGATGGACCGAGGATTGCCGGGTTGGTCCAAACAAGCGTTGCAGGACAGCTTGTCGCTCGTGCGAGACTTGATGATGCCCCACTGGGACATTCATCCAGAAATGATCACGCACACACGCGTGATTGATTTGAAGACGGGTCGACCGATGGAATCCGCTGACGCGTCGACGATGGAAAACAGTTATCCGCAAACGGATATCAGCACGGACCATCTGGCCGAGTATCTGGCGTACGCTTTACAAATTTTGAAAAACTGCGGCCTTACCTGCGAAGGGATCACGACTCCCGGAGGATTTGGCAATCGCGTCAAAGACAAATTGCCCATCGCGGTGCATCAAGCGGTGCGTGATGTGT from Stieleria varia carries:
- a CDS encoding DUF5722 domain-containing protein, translating into MPHHTAIARVVIAIMFVIAVLAQSTVNWHHASGAESPLALRPVGSLQLVASNHLTVTVTDDVITLVTTGSDPYLIMQMIPRVDGAEDQILACDYFCPTGISAIEFRIGPPFPHTSAALPAFSPAEGWTTWSANIGRLAPTAWDGSKTKQWRVDFGSEPEVQIQLRNVHVRALTPQEIESRDRYDALKKAKQDDAANLLDYVQRMMPARISRVIRVGDNIQVQGQVDEQELRNDTVAVVVRSPEQLASRAISKVELATAKRITPDDNGNFAIDVPVDGWPGSESACARFQLVRLSGDTADRAVSHCRYIEATALNSSNDLPEPPPLRSAKGLTCITSRFNADQLRDLGIRHCSVNVLLGGLVDDQPRPGYQRVELPSGKWYANVRRLSGLDHDVRMANEAGAVVAAILLIRNRSKGDESTLAHHEADPAGTYAMPDLTTDESIRRYRATLELLADRYARADNTYGRIDHWIVHNEVDYGWQWTNMGQQPMPLFMDHYISSLRLVDHCMRRVNPHARAFISLTHRWNVPDNQPWKTYAPREMLHHLIDRCRVEGDFPWGIAYHPYPESLWKSDTWNDRQVSDTLDTPLITIRNLPVLETFMQSDLARTSDGKVRPVLLSEQGFHAPMDDPEALQRQSAALLYTWQQMRKCPSILAFDYHRPSDHPNEGGLMLGLRGLPTPTNPLGEPKPAWSVYRDIATPRESDLMRQYKPFWSNANMDR